One Peromyscus leucopus breed LL Stock unplaced genomic scaffold, UCI_PerLeu_2.1 scaffold_338, whole genome shotgun sequence DNA segment encodes these proteins:
- the LOC114697166 gene encoding LOW QUALITY PROTEIN: protein FAM110D-like (The sequence of the model RefSeq protein was modified relative to this genomic sequence to represent the inferred CDS: inserted 1 base in 1 codon), whose product MLLASPSTPSRARTPSAVERLEADKAKYVKTQQVIVRRQEPALRGGPGPLTPHPCNELGASASPRTPGPXRRGSGRRQPRPDSLIFYRQKRDCKASVNKENAKGQGLVRRLFLGASRDAAPSSPGPTERPAAPAGWAGSPDAPEATGKRALCPTCSLPLSEKERFFNYCGLERALVEVLGAERFSPQSWGAEHSPQVATSPPPGSGDTSDWTSSDGDAGSRDCAGGGGGGGGGGSEAAGSARDGRPSVSVVERNARVIQWLYGCQRARARRARVRGVSTAAPETAPGELAASVHKPSPRSGFPICTLSRRDPEGQAQTEERGFSHILNQRLQLGHRQGLLNERKRDRAVERVLRGFLESCTLSLRPPILSPGVSRHFRRKEGEETL is encoded by the exons ATGCTCCTGGCCTCTCCCTCCACGCCATCGAGGGCACGGACCCCCAGCGCCGTGGAGAGGCTGGAGGCCGACAAAGCCAAGTACGTCAAGACGCAGCAGGTGATAGTACGTCGTCAAGAGCCAGCCCTGCGAGGGGGACCAGGACCGCTGACGCCACACCCTTGCAATGAGCTGGGGGCCTCTGCATCACCCAGGACGCCGGGGC GCCGCCGGGGTAGCGGCAGGCGACAGCCAAGGCCTGACTCCCTCATCTTCTACCGCCAGAAGCGGGACTGCAAGGCTTCGGTGAACAAAGAGAACGCCAAGGGCCAGGGGCTAGTACGACGCCTCTTCCTGGGCGCCTCCCGGGATGCTGCCCCGAGCAGCCCAGGACCTACAGAGAGACCCGCGGCTCCTGCGGGCTGGGCTGGGTCCCCGGATGCTCCGGAGGCGACAGGGAAGAGAGCGTTGTGTCCCACGTGCTCGCTGCCCCTGTCGGAGAAGGAGCGCTTCTTCAACTACTGCGGCCTGGAGCGCGCGCTGGTGGAGGTGCTGGGCGCCGAGCGCTTCTCCCCGCAGAGCTGGGGCGCCGAGCACAGCCCGCAGGTCGCCACGTCGCCGCCGCCGGGCTCCGGGGACACCAGCGATTGGACATCCAGCGACGGGGACGCGGGCAGCCGGGACTGtgcgggaggcggcggcggcggcggcggcggcggctcggaGGCGGCGGGGTCCGCGCGGGACGGACGCCCCTCGGTGTCAGTGGTGGAACGCAACGCGCGCGTCATCCAGTGGTTGTACGGCTGCCAGCGCGCGCGCGCCCGCCGCGCGCGAGTCCGAGGTGTGAGCACCGCGGCCCCCGAGACGGCTCCCGGAGAGCTCGCCGCGTCCGTGCACAAACCTTCGCCTAGATCTGGTTTCCCCATCTGCACCCTGAGCAGGCGGGACCCCGAGGGCCAGGCGCAGACTgaggaaaggg GATTTTCACACATTTTGAATCAGCGTCTGCAGTTGGGCCACCGGCAGGGTTTGCTGAACGAAAGGAAGCGGGACAGGGCAGTGGAGCGGGTCCTCCGGGGCTTTCTGGAAAGTTGTACCTTAAGTCTAAGGCCACCCATCCTGTCACCTGGAGTGTCTCGGCACTTCCGTCGGAAAGAAGGCGAGGAAACCCTTTAG
- the LOC114697157 gene encoding LOW QUALITY PROTEIN: uncharacterized protein C1orf232-like (The sequence of the model RefSeq protein was modified relative to this genomic sequence to represent the inferred CDS: inserted 1 base in 1 codon) — protein MNQAFWKAYKSKVLQTLGGESEEDLAEEGENPALVESEAAEPQEEAFNPVSQLARRVSSGVGVKGWLTMSSLFNKEDEDKLLPXEPCADHPLAAPPPSQAAAAETEPRGPGFWDAFASRWQQQQQAAASMLRGVETPAERDPEPGDKPAEEATECPETREVDPAAGFKWGFLTHKLAEMRVKTAPKGD, from the exons ATGAACCAAGCTTTCTGGAAAGCTTACAAGTCCAAAGTGCTACAGACTCTGGGTGGAGAATCTGAAGAGGACCTGGCGGAGGAG GGGGAGAACCCAGCATTAGTGGAGTCTGAGGCGGCAGAACCCCAAGAGGAGGCCTTCAATCCCGTGTCACAGCTGGCCCGAAGGGTGA GttcaggggtgggggtgaagggCTGGCTGACCATGTCATCTCTGTTTAACAAAGAAGATGAGGACAAGCTGCTGC CCGAGCCCTGCGCTGATCA CCCGCTGGCGGCGCCTCCCCCGTCGCAGGCGGCCGCGGCCGAGACGGAGCCGCGCGGGCCGGGATTCTGGGACGCGTTCGCCAGCAGatggcagcagcaacagcaggcgGCGGCGTCCATGCTGCGCGGCGTGGAGACCCCCGCGGAGCGGGACCCCGAGCCCGGGGACAAGCCGGCCGAGGAGGCCACCGAGTGCCCCGAGACCCGGGAGGTGGACCCCGCGGCAGGCTTCAAGTGGGGTTTCCTCACCCACAAACTGGCAGAGATGAGGGTGAAGACCGCGCCCAAGGGCGACTAG